Proteins from one Chitinophaga oryzae genomic window:
- a CDS encoding RluA family pseudouridine synthase encodes MAEELLELEDELENGEGSEELYEKINMVVDKGQEPVRIDKFLTARIEGATRNKVQNALDTEMVLVNDKPVKANYKIRPLDRIVVFSNKNPESTEVVPEEIPLNIVYEDEDVLIIDKPAGMVVHPGCGNYTGTLVNGLSWYLGDKTQATTPEIPRFGLVHRIDKNTSGLLVVAKSEKAMTDLAKQFFDHTVHRRYIALVWGDFEEDEGTVVAHVGRHQRLRKIMDAYPDGEYGKEAITHYRVLERFNYVTKVECRLETGRTHQIRVHMQHIGHSLFNDDTYGGNRILKGTIFAKYKQFVENCFEIMPRHALHAQQLGFIHPRTRKQMYFESPLPPDFTQVLEKWSRYTTARPLQEEEGKQQKWED; translated from the coding sequence ATGGCAGAAGAATTGCTGGAACTGGAAGACGAGCTCGAAAACGGGGAGGGCAGTGAGGAACTGTATGAGAAGATCAATATGGTGGTGGACAAAGGCCAGGAACCTGTCCGTATCGACAAATTCCTGACCGCCCGTATCGAAGGCGCTACCCGCAATAAGGTCCAGAATGCACTGGACACGGAGATGGTGTTGGTCAATGACAAACCTGTTAAAGCCAACTATAAGATCAGACCGCTGGACAGGATCGTCGTATTTTCCAACAAAAACCCCGAAAGCACCGAAGTGGTGCCCGAGGAGATACCCCTCAATATTGTTTACGAAGACGAAGATGTGCTGATTATCGATAAGCCCGCCGGTATGGTCGTACACCCCGGTTGCGGCAATTATACCGGCACGCTGGTCAACGGCCTTTCCTGGTACCTGGGTGACAAAACACAGGCGACCACGCCGGAGATCCCGCGCTTCGGGCTGGTACACCGTATCGACAAAAACACTTCCGGCCTGCTGGTAGTGGCCAAATCAGAGAAAGCGATGACCGACCTGGCCAAACAGTTTTTCGACCATACCGTTCACCGTCGTTATATTGCGCTCGTATGGGGTGACTTCGAGGAAGATGAAGGCACTGTGGTAGCCCACGTTGGCCGTCACCAGCGCCTGCGCAAGATCATGGACGCCTATCCCGACGGCGAGTATGGCAAGGAAGCCATTACCCATTACCGCGTGCTGGAGCGTTTCAACTACGTTACCAAGGTAGAGTGCCGCCTCGAAACAGGCCGTACCCACCAGATCCGCGTACACATGCAACATATCGGGCACTCCCTTTTTAATGACGATACCTACGGCGGCAACCGCATCCTGAAAGGCACCATCTTCGCCAAATACAAACAGTTTGTGGAAAACTGCTTCGAGATCATGCCCCGGCATGCGCTCCACGCCCAGCAACTGGGCTTCATCCACCCCCGCACCCGCAAGCAGATGTACTTCGAAAGCCCGCTCCCACCGGACTTTACCCAGGTGCTGGAAAAATGGAGCCGGTATACTACCGCAAGGCCCCTGCAGGAAGAAGAAGGCAAACAACAAAAATGGGAAGATTAA
- a CDS encoding T9SS type B sorting domain-containing protein translates to MRSLQTRRLSRILLLLLALLPVALKSSAVTPFTVSSTCVQDSVFLVIRQPAGIDSVKWYFGDPPSAEKDSSDKIRGAFHVYQQTGTYTITLVAWRSGVRDITTQPVTIVTPVIFDLGPQDVTLCEGGTMTLSAPVIPGATYLWQDSSTSPDILVDTSATYKVKINGCLVPDSVNVFYTPIPKIELGPDLVLCSGEQLQLDATAQNCTYLWNTGNTDPVQDVRTTGTYSVRVFPKGCAEITDAITITFTGPPYPFSLGPDTLLCPGESITLAPSVPEATAWKWSNGATTPSISVNYEANIWALVEINHICNVVDTIFVNFNRLRKLNLGNDTTICKGNFLVLTADFGNGLYRWQDGSDQATYYVTKPGNYFVHAQIGRCESSDTIHVSFNDTLRVNLGPDTLLCRNEVYQIPVVGAGGAPFKWQDSTSIPQFVARQPGIYSLTAWNACGKSVDSVRVDYHDCECTVHFPNAFTPNGDGRNDYFRPRYRCPIEQYTLSIYNRWGERVFYTTDPQIGWTGRVKGLQADLGTYVWIVDYREVYTRIPVHKTGTVTVLY, encoded by the coding sequence ATGAGAAGCCTCCAAACACGCCGTTTATCTCGCATCCTTTTACTACTGCTGGCCCTGTTGCCGGTCGCCCTGAAATCCAGCGCAGTCACCCCTTTTACAGTATCATCCACTTGTGTGCAGGACAGTGTGTTCCTTGTTATCCGGCAACCGGCAGGCATCGACTCTGTGAAATGGTATTTTGGAGATCCCCCTTCAGCAGAAAAAGACTCTTCCGATAAAATACGCGGCGCTTTTCACGTTTATCAGCAAACAGGCACCTACACCATCACACTGGTCGCGTGGCGCAGCGGTGTACGGGATATTACCACACAGCCTGTCACCATCGTTACACCGGTAATCTTCGACTTGGGCCCCCAGGACGTGACACTTTGTGAAGGCGGTACCATGACCCTCAGCGCGCCTGTGATACCCGGCGCCACTTACCTGTGGCAGGACAGCTCCACGTCGCCGGACATCCTGGTAGACACCTCCGCCACCTATAAAGTAAAGATCAATGGCTGCCTTGTTCCCGATTCCGTCAACGTGTTTTATACACCGATACCGAAGATAGAGCTGGGCCCTGACCTGGTGTTATGCTCCGGCGAGCAGCTGCAGCTCGACGCCACCGCGCAGAACTGCACCTATCTCTGGAACACCGGCAACACCGATCCCGTGCAGGATGTACGGACCACCGGCACTTACAGCGTGCGGGTATTCCCCAAAGGCTGCGCCGAAATAACAGATGCCATCACCATCACTTTTACCGGTCCGCCCTACCCTTTCAGCCTGGGCCCCGATACGCTGCTCTGTCCGGGCGAATCCATTACCCTGGCGCCTTCCGTTCCGGAGGCTACCGCCTGGAAATGGAGCAACGGCGCCACCACACCCTCTATCAGCGTGAACTATGAAGCCAATATCTGGGCGTTGGTAGAGATCAACCATATCTGCAATGTGGTAGACACTATTTTCGTGAATTTCAACCGGCTGCGCAAACTCAACCTGGGCAACGATACTACTATCTGTAAAGGCAATTTTCTGGTATTGACCGCCGATTTCGGCAACGGATTATACCGCTGGCAGGACGGCTCCGACCAGGCTACCTATTATGTGACCAAACCGGGCAACTATTTTGTGCATGCGCAGATCGGGCGATGCGAATCGTCGGACACTATCCACGTGTCATTCAATGATACATTGCGGGTCAACCTGGGGCCGGACACCCTGTTGTGCCGTAATGAAGTATACCAGATACCGGTAGTGGGCGCCGGCGGTGCGCCTTTCAAGTGGCAGGACAGCACCAGTATTCCGCAGTTCGTGGCGAGGCAGCCGGGCATCTATTCCCTGACCGCCTGGAATGCCTGTGGCAAGAGTGTGGATTCAGTAAGGGTGGATTATCATGATTGTGAGTGCACCGTGCATTTCCCCAATGCGTTTACCCCTAACGGCGATGGGCGTAACGACTATTTCCGGCCGCGGTACCGGTGCCCGATAGAGCAATATACCCTCAGCATTTACAACCGGTGGGGCGAGCGGGTGTTTTACACGACAGACCCGCAGATAGGCTGGACAGGCCGCGTGAAAGGCCTGCAGGCAGACCTGGGCACCTATGTCTGGATTGTGGATTACCGTGAAGTATATACCCGTATACCGGTGCATAAGACCGGTACGGTGACGGTGTTGTATTAA
- a CDS encoding outer membrane lipoprotein-sorting protein, with the protein MSHFWKSIAATVVAGFLQLTHLAAQDTARYKGMTVNLDEVIVEAKRIGFDVNSFIKRVEEDTTFYRAFKNLHIVGFQADNDIRILDKKGGVQASLKSKTRQHVKGRCRNMEVLDQQVTGDFYTRKGDYNYYTAELYGNLFFTTGTVCEGSSGEKTSAGGAMARHKAQLKQLIFNPGKPVKGVPIVGPKVAIFDHDVMRFYDFSISAETYVDGTPCYVFSAKAKPDLGRIDRGDVVVDELITWFNKENFEIVGRKYALSYKTMLFDFNVKMNVQMTKQFGLLIPALVTYNGTWDVAFKKRETAAFVAKFYDFKAAE; encoded by the coding sequence ATGTCACATTTTTGGAAAAGTATAGCCGCAACCGTTGTTGCGGGATTCCTGCAACTAACACACCTGGCCGCTCAGGATACAGCCAGGTACAAAGGAATGACTGTTAACCTGGACGAAGTGATCGTAGAAGCGAAACGTATAGGCTTCGACGTTAATAGTTTTATCAAACGGGTGGAGGAAGACACCACCTTTTACCGTGCCTTTAAAAACCTGCACATAGTAGGGTTTCAGGCCGACAATGACATCCGTATCCTCGATAAAAAAGGCGGCGTACAGGCCTCCCTTAAAAGCAAAACCCGCCAGCATGTGAAAGGCCGCTGCCGTAACATGGAAGTGCTCGACCAGCAGGTGACCGGCGACTTCTACACCCGCAAGGGAGATTACAACTACTATACGGCGGAACTGTACGGCAACCTGTTCTTTACCACCGGCACCGTATGCGAAGGCAGCAGCGGCGAAAAAACCAGCGCCGGCGGCGCCATGGCCCGCCATAAAGCCCAGCTCAAACAACTCATCTTCAACCCCGGCAAACCCGTAAAAGGCGTGCCCATCGTAGGTCCGAAAGTGGCCATCTTTGATCACGATGTAATGCGGTTTTACGACTTTTCCATCAGCGCGGAAACTTATGTGGACGGCACCCCCTGCTATGTGTTTTCCGCCAAAGCCAAACCGGACCTCGGACGCATAGACCGCGGCGACGTGGTGGTAGACGAGCTGATCACCTGGTTCAACAAGGAGAATTTTGAAATAGTAGGCCGTAAATACGCCCTGTCCTACAAAACGATGCTGTTTGATTTTAATGTGAAGATGAACGTGCAGATGACCAAACAGTTCGGCCTGCTGATACCCGCACTGGTAACCTACAACGGTACCTGGGACGTGGCCTTCAAAAAGCGGGAAACAGCCGCTTTTGTCGCTAAATTCTATGATTTTAAAGCAGCGGAATAA
- a CDS encoding anti-sigma factor, which yields MDAQFIISSGLIELYTAGLVSEKEGLELEAAMQQFPEVAAAVAACQRNLEEYVKLQSVSPPKSIKIRLLNLIHTDPLIQDTATTADNLQFTKTSPMEQTNVLSVPETKGVSWKWIAVAAAVLLIGSVILNFFYFNRWKEFREYKDKYQSLLLSQNSIISKTNEYKTRLEQLQESMQVMEDPKVMKVTMPGTASFPTAIATVFWNQDNKQVYLKVNNLPEPAADKQYQLWAIVDGKPVDMGVFEMGDTASLLQKMKITGKAQMFAVTLEKKGGAASPTMEQMYVAGKIPG from the coding sequence GTGGACGCCCAATTCATCATATCGTCCGGACTGATAGAATTGTATACTGCCGGCCTGGTCTCCGAAAAGGAAGGCCTGGAGCTGGAGGCTGCCATGCAACAATTCCCCGAAGTGGCAGCAGCAGTGGCCGCCTGCCAGCGCAACCTGGAAGAATATGTAAAGCTCCAGTCCGTATCCCCGCCGAAAAGCATTAAAATACGCCTGCTCAACCTCATTCATACAGATCCCCTCATACAGGATACAGCAACCACTGCTGATAACCTGCAATTCACTAAAACCTCCCCCATGGAACAAACCAACGTCCTGTCCGTTCCGGAAACCAAAGGTGTTTCCTGGAAATGGATCGCTGTTGCAGCCGCCGTACTGCTTATTGGCAGCGTCATCCTCAACTTTTTTTATTTCAACCGGTGGAAGGAATTCCGGGAGTACAAAGACAAATACCAGTCGCTGCTCCTCTCACAGAACTCCATCATCTCCAAAACCAATGAGTACAAGACCAGACTGGAACAACTCCAGGAATCCATGCAGGTCATGGAAGATCCGAAAGTCATGAAAGTGACCATGCCGGGTACTGCGTCCTTCCCGACGGCCATCGCAACGGTCTTCTGGAACCAGGACAACAAACAGGTATACCTGAAGGTCAACAACCTGCCGGAACCGGCCGCCGACAAACAATATCAGCTGTGGGCCATCGTAGACGGCAAACCGGTAGATATGGGCGTGTTCGAAATGGGCGATACAGCAAGCCTGCTGCAGAAAATGAAGATCACCGGCAAAGCACAAATGTTTGCCGTAACCCTGGAAAAGAAAGGCGGCGCCGCTTCTCCAACCATGGAGCAGATGTACGTAGCCGGCAAAATCCCGGGCTGA
- a CDS encoding RNA polymerase sigma factor, translating into MDYHVTYTEAELVHGLHARDQKVFSFLYDHYSPALYGVIVKVLNDPTQAIDVLQDVFLKIWRHADQYDEDKGRLFTWMLNIARNTAIDVLRSKAYKLEQKIQNITDDVHLNGGPLTVYQSVDYLGFSKVLDKLTKEQRTLIDLAYYKGCTQEEISRALDIPLGTVKTRLRNAIIQLRSILNK; encoded by the coding sequence TTGGATTATCATGTAACATATACAGAAGCAGAACTGGTACATGGCCTTCATGCCCGCGACCAGAAAGTATTCAGTTTCCTCTATGATCACTATTCGCCCGCTCTCTATGGCGTGATCGTAAAGGTGCTGAACGACCCCACGCAGGCTATTGACGTACTGCAGGACGTATTCCTGAAAATATGGCGTCATGCGGACCAGTACGACGAAGACAAAGGCCGCCTGTTTACCTGGATGCTGAATATCGCCCGCAATACCGCGATCGATGTACTGCGCTCCAAAGCCTACAAACTCGAACAGAAAATCCAAAATATTACGGACGACGTACATCTGAACGGTGGCCCGCTAACCGTGTACCAATCCGTAGATTACCTAGGTTTCTCCAAAGTCCTGGACAAGCTGACCAAAGAACAACGTACCCTTATCGACCTGGCTTATTATAAAGGCTGTACCCAGGAAGAAATTTCCCGGGCGCTCGATATTCCGCTGGGTACCGTGAAAACCAGACTGCGTAATGCCATCATCCAGTTAAGGAGCATTTTGAACAAATAA
- a CDS encoding anti-sigma factor, protein MDVQRYISSGILESYVFGLLPEAEHNEVETIVAQYPQVKAAVQELQLDRERFVQLYAMAPPAGIKDRLLDIIREEETPAGHALLPEELRTPAAANGSRETPVKRLNGNSRKSGTERVWKYIAAAIILLFLGSVILNFFFFSRSTDYKSRYQSLVAAKEKLDAEKESQSLTASREMEKELDMLKDPAFKWIKLEGFGANAGQIVTVCWNPVSHAVFLIAQSLPLPPAGKQYQLWAIHNKKLVDAGVFHGGAQVTQKIQPMKPAEAAEGFAITLENEGGSTQPTMDQLQLSAKIQK, encoded by the coding sequence GTGGATGTACAACGTTACATATCATCCGGTATCCTGGAGAGTTATGTGTTTGGGCTGCTTCCCGAAGCAGAACATAACGAGGTGGAAACAATCGTAGCACAGTATCCTCAGGTAAAAGCCGCTGTCCAGGAGTTACAGCTGGACAGGGAACGGTTTGTACAGTTGTACGCCATGGCGCCGCCAGCCGGTATCAAAGACCGCCTGCTGGATATCATCCGGGAAGAAGAAACACCCGCAGGCCATGCGTTGTTACCGGAAGAACTGCGTACACCGGCCGCGGCCAACGGTTCCCGTGAAACACCGGTGAAACGGCTCAACGGCAACAGCCGTAAATCCGGTACCGAAAGAGTCTGGAAATACATCGCTGCTGCTATTATCCTGTTGTTCCTCGGAAGCGTTATACTCAACTTCTTTTTCTTCAGCCGCTCTACAGATTATAAGAGCCGCTACCAGTCGCTGGTAGCCGCCAAAGAAAAACTGGACGCTGAAAAGGAGAGCCAGTCGCTCACCGCCAGCCGCGAAATGGAGAAAGAGCTGGACATGCTGAAAGACCCGGCCTTTAAATGGATCAAGCTGGAAGGCTTCGGCGCCAACGCCGGACAAATAGTGACGGTTTGCTGGAACCCCGTGTCCCACGCCGTTTTCCTCATTGCACAGTCTTTACCGCTGCCTCCGGCCGGTAAACAATATCAGTTATGGGCTATTCATAACAAAAAGCTGGTGGACGCCGGCGTGTTCCATGGCGGAGCACAGGTAACACAGAAAATCCAGCCGATGAAGCCGGCGGAAGCGGCAGAAGGCTTTGCCATCACTCTCGAGAACGAAGGCGGCAGCACACAGCCTACTATGGACCAGCTGCAGCTCTCAGCCAAAATACAGAAATAG
- a CDS encoding RNA polymerase sigma factor has protein sequence MGTTLSYTEIELIQGLQARDEKLFSYLYDHYSPALYGVALKIVTDDASAGDVLQEVFIKIWKNIDRYDPSKGRLFTWMLNIARNTAIDSLRSKAHKLDQKVQDVTSANLMYEPQLAVHLSVDHLGLTKVIEGLPKDQRVIIDLAYFKGCTQEEIAKTLDIPLGTVKTRMRNAIMQLRILLKQL, from the coding sequence TTGGGAACTACCTTATCATATACTGAAATAGAACTCATTCAGGGACTGCAAGCCAGGGATGAAAAGTTATTCAGTTATTTATATGACCACTACTCACCGGCGTTGTATGGGGTGGCGCTCAAAATAGTTACGGATGATGCTTCCGCGGGAGATGTGCTCCAGGAAGTATTTATAAAGATCTGGAAAAATATAGACCGATACGATCCCTCCAAAGGCCGCCTTTTTACCTGGATGCTCAATATTGCCAGGAATACCGCTATCGACAGTTTAAGGTCAAAAGCCCACAAACTTGACCAGAAAGTACAAGACGTAACCAGCGCCAATCTGATGTATGAGCCACAACTGGCCGTACACCTGTCCGTGGACCATCTCGGGTTAACAAAGGTGATTGAGGGCCTTCCAAAAGATCAGCGTGTTATCATCGATCTGGCCTATTTCAAAGGATGCACACAGGAAGAAATCGCCAAAACCCTTGATATCCCCCTGGGAACGGTGAAGACCAGAATGCGCAATGCGATTATGCAGTTGAGAATCCTATTAAAACAATTATAG
- the def gene encoding peptide deformylase has protein sequence MILPIVAYGHPVLRKVADDITPDYPQLKELIANMWETMYGSNGVGIAAPQVNKSIRLFVVDSKQIIDNLEDDEKSEYPGDEGIKEVFINAHIVETGGKEWAYNEGCLSIPKVREDVYRDETVTLSYVNENFEPQQKTFTGVTARVILHEYDHIDGKLFIDHLKPLKRRMLKSKLDDITKGKIRVDYKMTFPK, from the coding sequence ATGATATTGCCAATTGTTGCATACGGGCACCCGGTACTGAGAAAAGTAGCAGATGATATTACGCCCGATTATCCCCAGTTGAAGGAACTTATCGCCAATATGTGGGAAACAATGTACGGCTCCAACGGAGTAGGCATTGCGGCCCCTCAGGTCAACAAATCCATCCGCCTGTTTGTGGTAGACAGCAAACAGATCATCGACAACCTGGAAGACGACGAGAAAAGCGAATATCCGGGAGATGAAGGGATCAAAGAAGTGTTTATCAACGCGCACATCGTGGAAACCGGCGGTAAGGAATGGGCCTACAACGAAGGTTGCCTGAGCATTCCCAAAGTACGGGAAGACGTATACCGCGACGAGACCGTGACCCTTTCCTATGTAAATGAGAATTTCGAACCGCAGCAGAAAACCTTTACCGGCGTGACTGCGCGCGTGATCCTGCATGAATATGACCACATCGATGGCAAACTGTTTATCGATCACCTCAAGCCGCTGAAACGCAGGATGTTGAAAAGCAAACTCGATGATATCACCAAAGGAAAGATAAGGGTAGACTACAAAATGACGTTTCCTAAATAG
- the ruvX gene encoding Holliday junction resolvase RuvX: MARVMAIDYGKKRTGLAVTDPLQLIASGLTTIPTHELIPYLKKYFAAEEVEAIIIGEPKNLDGNATHATPLVEECVRILRKNFPQVPVKKVDERFTSKIAFQSMIDSGLKKKDRQNKGLVDEISATIILQEYLQNKI, encoded by the coding sequence ATGGCGCGTGTAATGGCTATCGATTATGGAAAAAAAAGGACCGGACTGGCCGTGACAGATCCGCTGCAGCTGATTGCCAGCGGACTTACCACTATCCCTACCCATGAATTGATCCCTTATCTGAAAAAATATTTTGCCGCCGAAGAAGTGGAGGCGATTATCATCGGGGAGCCCAAAAACCTGGATGGTAACGCTACCCATGCCACGCCGCTGGTGGAAGAGTGCGTCCGCATCCTCCGGAAAAATTTCCCCCAGGTGCCGGTGAAAAAGGTGGATGAACGCTTTACCTCCAAAATTGCTTTCCAGAGTATGATAGACAGCGGGCTGAAGAAAAAGGACCGCCAGAATAAAGGCCTGGTGGATGAAATCAGCGCCACCATTATCTTACAGGAGTACCTGCAAAATAAAATATAG
- a CDS encoding UbiA-like polyprenyltransferase: MITTINKYLSLVKFSHTIFAMPFALTGYFMATTKGGGSFSWTTFGLVVLCMVFARSAAMAFNRWLDMDIDKLNPRTAKREIPAGIISPQNAMFFILINVMLFILTTWFINRICFFLSPIALIVVLGYSYTKRFTAMCHMVLGVGLSLAPIGAYLAVTGEFALLPVLVSVLVLCWVSGFDIIYSLQDEDFDKSQQLNSIPAWLGLSGALRFSELLHVISAALVITIGIYGHYHWLFWIGAAVFIAMLISQHLLVKPHDLSKVNVMFMTTNGIASVVFAVFVIADMLII, encoded by the coding sequence ATGATTACTACTATTAACAAGTATCTGTCGCTGGTAAAGTTCAGTCACACCATCTTTGCCATGCCGTTTGCACTGACCGGTTATTTTATGGCTACCACCAAAGGAGGAGGCAGTTTTAGCTGGACAACCTTCGGGCTGGTGGTGCTGTGCATGGTATTTGCCCGCAGCGCCGCCATGGCGTTCAACCGCTGGCTGGACATGGACATTGACAAGCTGAACCCCCGGACGGCCAAAAGGGAAATCCCGGCGGGCATTATCTCTCCGCAGAATGCCATGTTTTTCATCCTGATCAACGTGATGCTGTTCATCCTAACGACCTGGTTCATCAACCGCATCTGTTTTTTCCTGTCGCCCATAGCACTGATAGTGGTGCTGGGATATAGCTATACCAAACGTTTTACGGCCATGTGCCATATGGTGCTGGGCGTAGGGCTGTCGCTGGCGCCGATAGGGGCATACCTGGCGGTAACGGGCGAGTTTGCCCTGCTGCCGGTGCTGGTATCCGTGCTGGTGCTGTGCTGGGTATCCGGTTTCGATATTATCTATTCACTGCAGGATGAAGATTTTGACAAGTCGCAGCAGCTGAACTCCATCCCGGCATGGCTGGGACTTTCCGGCGCCCTGCGTTTTTCCGAGCTGCTGCATGTGATATCCGCTGCACTGGTGATCACCATCGGCATATACGGACACTATCACTGGCTGTTCTGGATAGGCGCCGCCGTATTCATCGCCATGCTGATATCCCAGCACCTGCTGGTAAAACCGCACGACCTCAGCAAGGTCAATGTGATGTTTATGACCACCAATGGTATTGCCAGCGTGGTGTTTGCCGTTTTTGTGATTGCAGACATGCTGATCATTTAG
- a CDS encoding RNA methyltransferase: MRKLSMDELGRKTVDEFKAADKTPVVLVLDNVRSMHNVGSVFRTADAFLLQGIVLCGYTPVPPHRDINKTALGATETVDWQYFPTTLEAVEALKNAGYLIMTIEQAAGSVMLDAFTPPAGQPLALVFGNEVSGVDAGVMKMADGCIEIPQSGMKHSLNISVSTGIVVWDIFVKLKAAAGR, translated from the coding sequence ATGAGAAAGTTAAGCATGGATGAACTGGGCCGTAAAACGGTGGACGAGTTCAAGGCAGCAGATAAGACGCCTGTGGTACTGGTGCTGGACAATGTGCGCAGTATGCACAATGTGGGATCGGTTTTCCGTACGGCAGACGCGTTCCTGTTACAGGGCATTGTGTTGTGTGGCTATACGCCGGTGCCTCCGCACCGGGATATTAACAAAACAGCGCTCGGCGCCACCGAAACGGTGGACTGGCAATATTTCCCTACTACCCTGGAGGCCGTAGAGGCCCTGAAAAACGCCGGCTACCTCATTATGACCATCGAACAGGCCGCCGGCAGCGTGATGCTCGACGCTTTCACCCCTCCGGCCGGTCAGCCATTGGCCCTCGTGTTCGGCAACGAGGTGAGCGGTGTGGACGCCGGTGTCATGAAAATGGCCGACGGCTGCATCGAAATCCCCCAGTCAGGCATGAAACACTCCCTGAACATTTCCGTGAGCACCGGTATCGTAGTTTGGGATATCTTTGTAAAACTGAAAGCCGCCGCTGGCCGGTAA